In Cicer arietinum cultivar CDC Frontier isolate Library 1 chromosome 7, Cicar.CDCFrontier_v2.0, whole genome shotgun sequence, a single window of DNA contains:
- the LOC101515103 gene encoding mitochondrial protein pet191 homolog translates to MSKSCKGLAMELVKGLSDSDCLKVEKRSYRDCAKEKIPSIPSECVGLRETYFNCKRGQVDMRARIRGNKGY, encoded by the exons ATGTCAAAGTCATGCAAGGGTTTAGCCATGGAGCTGGTGAAGGGTCTAAGCGATTCtgattgtcttaaggttgagAAGAGATCCTACAGGGATTGTGCTAAAGAGAAGATTCCATCAATACCCAGTGAGTGTGTCGGATTGAGAGAAACCTATTTCAATTGCAAGAGAGGACAG GTTGATATGAGAGCCAGAATTCGTGGAAACAAGGGCTATTAA
- the LOC101515428 gene encoding uncharacterized protein, which translates to MNPYDERRLRDEVIYLHYLWDQGPHHHQQPNPIHLPIRSLHNTIPSSSSQPHCHPHHPWQLRHHHREHPFAPSHTRSLPPVTSTAFKKINNKKKRKNKSTKPDLPQNQGLPWPCPGSPDSPPQTGWPVLKPSSIPPPSSQEKERFAALHVQNKAIKTFREFLIGSDEDNDCFDEEDDDIDEDGDDRLEEFEEFFIGVFMEDNELRGYYQRCFENGEFLCLVCSAFEKKKSGKKYKDCIGLVQHSKLILRTVNKKAHRAFGQAVCKILGWDIHRLPSIVMNGEPLGKINPAQPPGEHKESVAADDDGTNGSCKTEDIAVSLEHVEDAVEEHAKGVDQSIGECSSKEGDSDEKVVRIGLENGGGEARYVGESTKKVDEDGIHISDYEAVALGHDDETVEEQA; encoded by the exons ATGAATCCGTACGACGAACGGAGGCTAAGAGACGAAGTGATCTATCTTCATTATCTTTGGGACCAAGGCCCTCATCATCATCAACAACCAAACCCTATTCATCTTCCAATTCGATCACTTCACAACACCATTCCTTCATCATCCTCACAACCTCATTGTCATCCACATCATCCCTGGCAACTTCGTCATCATCATCGAGAACATCCATTTGCACCCTCCCACACCAGATCCCTCCCTCCCGTCACTTCCACCgcttttaagaaaataaataataaaaagaagaggaaaaataaatcaacaaaaccCGACCTGCCTCAAAACCAGGGTCTACCTTGGCCGTGTCCCGGTTCACCTGACTCGCCGCCCCAAACAGGTTGGCCCGTACTAAAGCCCAGTTCCATTCCTCCTCCTTCATCTCAAGAGAAGGAGAGGTTCGCGGCGTTACATGTGCAAAACAAGGCCATCAAAACTTTCAGGGAGTTTCTAATTGGTTCCGACGAAGACAATGACTGTTTTGATGAAGAAGACGACGACATCGATGAAGATGGTGATGATAGGTTGGAAGAGTTTGAGGAGTTTTTCATTGGAGTTTTTATGGAAGACAATGAACTTAGAGGGTATTACCAAAGATGTTTTGAGAATGGTGagtttttgtgtttggtttgtAGTGCTTTTGAGAAGAAGAAATCTGGGAAAAAGTATAAGGATTGTATTGGTCTTGTTCAGCATTCAAAGTTAATTTTGAGGACAGTCAATAAAAAGGCTCACAGGGCTTTTGGGCAGGCAGTGTGTAAGATTCTTGGTTGGGATATTCATCGCCTTCCATCTATTGTCATGAACGGGGAACCTCTTGGGAAGATCAACCCAGCCCAGCCACCG GGTGAGCATAAGGAAAGTGTTGCAGCTGATGATGATGGAACGAATGGTTCCTGCAAAACCGAAGATATAGCTGTGTCTTTAGAGCACGTTGAGGATGCAGTTGAGGAGCATGCAAAAGGGGTTGATCAAAGTATTGGTGAG TGTTCTTCAAAGGAAGGTGATAGTGATGAAAAAGTGGTGCGTATTGGTTTGGAAAATGGAGGAGGGGAAGCTAGATATGTG GGTGAATCTACGAAGAAAGTTGACGAAGATGGTATCCACATATCCGATTATGAAGCTGTGGCTTTGGGGCATGATGATGAAACAGTTGAGGAGCAGGCATGA